A genomic region of Pseudomonas sp. RSB 5.4 contains the following coding sequences:
- a CDS encoding RNA polymerase factor sigma-54 encodes MKPSLVLRMGQQLTMTPQLQQAIRLLQLSTLDLQQEIQEALESNPMLERQEEGDDFDNSDPLADNAEQKPNTDIQEPSYQETAPTVDNLEEGEWNERIPNELPVDTAWEDVYQTSASSLPSGDDDEWDFTTRTSAGESLQSHLLWQLNLAPMSDTDRLIAVTLIDCINNQGYLDETLEEILDAFDPELDIELDEIEAVLHRIQQFEPAGIGARNLGECLLLQLRQLPAKTPWLNEAKRLVSDYIDLLGSRDYSQLMRRMKLKEDELRQVIELVQSLNPRPGSQIESTEAEYVVPDVIVRKDNERWLVELNQESVPRLRVNAQYAGFVRRADTSADNTFMRNQLQEARWFIKSLQSRNETLMKVATQIVEHQRGFLEYGDEAMKPLVLHDIAEAVGMHESTISRVTTQKFMHTPRGIYELKYFFSSHVSTSEGGECSSTAIRAIIKKLVAAENQKKPLSDSKIAGLLEAQGIQVARRTVAKYRESLGIAPSSERKRLM; translated from the coding sequence ATGAAACCATCGCTAGTCTTGAGAATGGGCCAGCAGCTGACGATGACACCGCAGCTGCAACAGGCCATCCGCCTGCTCCAATTGTCGACCCTGGACCTGCAACAGGAAATCCAGGAGGCCCTGGAATCCAATCCGATGCTCGAACGCCAGGAAGAAGGCGACGACTTCGACAACTCCGATCCTTTGGCCGACAACGCCGAACAAAAGCCCAACACCGACATTCAGGAACCGTCATACCAGGAAACCGCCCCGACGGTGGACAACCTGGAGGAAGGTGAATGGAACGAGCGCATTCCCAACGAGCTGCCGGTCGACACTGCCTGGGAAGATGTCTACCAGACCAGCGCCAGCAGCCTGCCCAGCGGCGATGACGACGAGTGGGACTTCACCACCCGCACCTCTGCCGGGGAAAGCCTGCAGAGCCATTTGCTCTGGCAATTGAACCTGGCGCCGATGTCCGACACCGACCGCCTGATCGCCGTGACCCTGATCGATTGCATCAACAATCAGGGCTACCTCGACGAAACCCTCGAAGAAATTCTCGACGCCTTTGATCCGGAACTCGACATCGAGCTGGACGAGATCGAAGCCGTCCTGCACCGCATCCAGCAGTTCGAACCCGCCGGCATCGGCGCCCGCAACCTCGGCGAATGCCTGTTGCTGCAACTGCGCCAGCTCCCGGCCAAGACTCCGTGGCTGAACGAAGCCAAGCGTCTGGTCAGCGATTACATCGATCTGCTCGGCAGCCGCGACTACAGCCAGCTGATGCGGCGTATGAAGCTCAAGGAAGATGAGCTGCGTCAGGTCATCGAACTGGTGCAGAGCCTGAATCCGCGCCCGGGCTCGCAGATCGAATCGACTGAAGCCGAGTACGTGGTGCCGGACGTCATTGTGCGCAAGGACAACGAACGCTGGCTGGTCGAGCTGAATCAGGAGTCGGTGCCCCGTCTGCGGGTCAACGCACAGTACGCCGGTTTTGTCCGTCGCGCCGATACCAGCGCCGATAACACCTTCATGCGCAATCAGTTGCAGGAAGCGCGCTGGTTCATCAAGAGCCTGCAAAGCCGCAACGAAACCCTGATGAAAGTGGCGACCCAGATCGTCGAGCATCAGCGCGGTTTCCTGGAGTACGGCGACGAAGCCATGAAGCCGTTGGTCCTGCACGACATCGCCGAGGCGGTTGGTATGCACGAATCGACGATTTCCCGCGTCACTACCCAGAAATTCATGCATACCCCACGGGGCATTTATGAACTGAAATACTTTTTCTCCAGCCACGTCAGCACCTCCGAAGGCGGCGAATGCTCGTCCACGGCGATTCGCGCGATCATCAAGAAACTGGTTGCGGCGGAAAATCAGAAAAAGCCGTTGAGTGACAGCAAGATCGCTGGTTTACTGGAGGCACAAGGCATTCAGGTGGCTCGCCGCACCGTCGCCAAGTACCGCGAATCCCTCGGGATCGCGCCTTCGAGCGAACGCAAGCGGTTGATGTAA
- the lptB gene encoding LPS export ABC transporter ATP-binding protein: MATLKAQHLAKAYKSRQVVRDVSLSIDSGQIVGLLGPNGAGKTTCFYMIVGLVQADQGRVLIDDLDVSHQPMHGRAKAGIGYLPQEASIFRKLSVADNIMAILETRAELDKAGRRKELESLLQEFHISHIRDNLGMSLSGGERRRVEIARALATAPKFILLDEPFAGVDPISVGDIKQIIHHLKAKGIGVLITDHNVRETLDICETAYIVNDGQLIAEGDAATILANDLVKEVYLGHEFRL, encoded by the coding sequence ATGGCAACTCTGAAAGCTCAACACCTGGCCAAGGCCTATAAAAGCCGCCAGGTTGTGCGCGACGTCAGCCTGTCGATCGACAGTGGCCAGATCGTTGGCCTGCTCGGCCCGAACGGCGCCGGCAAGACGACCTGCTTCTATATGATCGTCGGCCTGGTGCAGGCCGATCAGGGCCGCGTGTTGATCGATGATCTGGACGTCAGCCATCAGCCGATGCACGGCCGCGCCAAGGCCGGTATCGGCTATCTGCCGCAAGAAGCGTCGATCTTCCGCAAACTGTCGGTGGCCGATAACATCATGGCCATCCTCGAAACCCGCGCGGAACTCGACAAGGCCGGTCGTCGCAAGGAACTGGAAAGCCTGCTGCAGGAATTCCACATCAGCCACATCCGCGACAACCTCGGCATGAGCCTGTCCGGTGGTGAACGCCGCCGGGTGGAAATCGCCCGCGCACTGGCGACCGCACCGAAATTCATCCTGCTCGACGAACCGTTCGCCGGTGTTGACCCGATCTCGGTCGGCGACATCAAGCAGATCATCCACCACCTCAAGGCCAAGGGCATCGGTGTTCTGATCACCGACCACAACGTGCGTGAGACCCTGGATATCTGCGAAACCGCCTACATCGTCAACGACGGTCAACTGATCGCCGAAGGCGATGCTGCGACCATCCTTGCCAACGATCTGGTGAAGGAAGTGTATCTGGGCCACGAGTTCCGCCTGTAA
- the lptA gene encoding lipopolysaccharide transport periplasmic protein LptA, translating into MRLVKTLPILLSLGAALGSVSAWALPNDQEQPIRIQADDAQMDDKNGVATYKGDVIITQGSMKVTGNTVTLTRTPTGDIDVVTSVGNLAYFEQLQTAGDKKPVQGWGVTIQYHAQQNRVVLIDKAKVVDKDNNTTQGEKIVYDTVKKLASAGRATGSKVTEARPRIDMVIQPKPKNDEKKAQ; encoded by the coding sequence ATGAGGCTCGTTAAAACCCTCCCTATTTTGCTCAGTCTGGGCGCAGCACTGGGAAGCGTGAGCGCCTGGGCTCTGCCGAACGATCAAGAGCAGCCCATTCGCATTCAGGCCGACGATGCCCAGATGGACGACAAGAATGGCGTTGCCACCTATAAAGGTGACGTGATCATTACCCAGGGCTCGATGAAGGTGACCGGTAATACCGTGACCCTGACTCGCACCCCGACCGGTGATATCGACGTGGTGACCTCAGTCGGCAACCTCGCCTACTTCGAACAGCTGCAGACTGCCGGCGACAAAAAACCTGTGCAGGGCTGGGGCGTGACCATCCAGTATCACGCGCAGCAGAATCGCGTCGTGCTGATCGACAAGGCCAAGGTTGTCGACAAGGACAACAACACCACTCAGGGCGAAAAAATCGTCTATGACACGGTGAAAAAACTGGCCAGCGCCGGCCGCGCTACCGGCAGTAAGGTCACCGAGGCGCGTCCGCGCATCGACATGGTGATCCAGCCGAAGCCGAAAAACGACGAGAAAAAGGCCCAGTAA
- the lptC gene encoding LPS export ABC transporter periplasmic protein LptC codes for MFSKKFRNFLLFGCIAAMFAAVGYWNISPERFLDKPAAKAEDTAIDWYATNTHTFQYLPDGKLQYEMTSDKAEHLKATDVTLVTKPDLNMFRGTEFPWHVTSERGEVNSGGTEVELIDSVRVKRTDEKNRDTLITSTRMTVFPQQQYAQTAQPVRIDGAGGVSTGVGMKAYLKESRIHLLSNVRGQYEAR; via the coding sequence ATGTTTAGCAAAAAATTTCGCAACTTCCTGCTGTTCGGCTGTATCGCTGCCATGTTTGCAGCGGTCGGCTACTGGAATATCAGTCCGGAACGCTTTCTCGACAAGCCTGCAGCCAAGGCCGAAGACACTGCCATCGACTGGTACGCCACCAATACCCACACCTTTCAGTACCTCCCGGACGGCAAGCTGCAATACGAGATGACGTCGGACAAGGCCGAGCATCTGAAAGCGACGGATGTGACGCTTGTCACCAAACCCGACCTGAACATGTTCCGCGGCACCGAGTTTCCGTGGCACGTGACCAGCGAGCGCGGTGAAGTGAATTCAGGCGGCACCGAGGTCGAACTGATCGATTCCGTACGCGTCAAGCGTACTGACGAAAAGAACCGCGACACCTTGATCACCAGCACACGCATGACAGTGTTCCCGCAGCAGCAATATGCGCAGACCGCGCAACCCGTTAGAATCGACGGCGCTGGGGGTGTATCGACTGGCGTGGGAATGAAGGCGTATTTGAAGGAAAGCAGGATACACCTGCTATCTAACGTAAGAGGACAGTATGAGGCTCGTTAA
- a CDS encoding HAD family hydrolase encodes MTSDLLQRGKAIKLAVFDVDGVLTDGRLYFLEDGSEFKTFNTLDGQGIKMLMNAGVETAIISGRKTPVVERRAKNLGIPHLFQGREDKLVVLDGLLQQLGLSYEQVAYLGDDLPDLPVIRRVGLGMAVANAADFVREHAHGVTRARGGEGAAREFCELILRAQGRLDAANAAYL; translated from the coding sequence ATGACAAGCGATCTGCTGCAACGCGGCAAAGCGATCAAACTGGCAGTGTTCGACGTCGACGGCGTCCTCACCGACGGGCGCCTGTACTTCCTTGAAGACGGCAGCGAATTCAAGACGTTCAACACCCTCGACGGCCAAGGCATCAAGATGCTGATGAATGCTGGTGTCGAGACGGCCATCATCAGTGGCCGCAAGACGCCGGTGGTTGAGCGTCGAGCGAAGAACCTCGGCATCCCGCATCTGTTTCAGGGCCGCGAAGACAAATTGGTGGTTCTGGACGGTCTTCTGCAGCAACTGGGCCTAAGCTATGAACAGGTCGCCTACCTCGGTGACGACTTGCCTGACCTGCCGGTGATCCGCCGCGTAGGTCTGGGCATGGCCGTCGCCAATGCTGCCGATTTCGTGCGCGAACACGCCCATGGCGTCACTCGGGCCCGTGGTGGCGAAGGTGCCGCCCGCGAATTCTGCGAATTGATCCTGCGCGCCCAGGGCCGCCTCGATGCGGCCAACGCCGCGTACCTGTGA
- a CDS encoding KpsF/GutQ family sugar-phosphate isomerase produces the protein MSQSSDLIQSAQRTIRLEVEAVQGLLPHIDADFVRACEMILASKGRVVVVGMGKSGHVGNKIAATLASTGTPAFFVHPAEASHGDMGMITRDDVILALSNSGSTNEIVTLLPLIKRLGIQLISLTGNPQSPLAKAAEVNLNVHVEHEACPLNLAPTSSTTAALVMGDALAVALLEARGFTAEDFAFSHPGGALGRRLLLKVENVMHAGQELPQVQRGTLLKDALMEMTRKGLGMTVILEADGKLAGIFTDGDLRRTLDRSIDIRSATIDQVMTAHGKTARPEMLAAEALKIMEDHRINALVVVDEEDRPIGAFNLSDLLRAGVM, from the coding sequence ATGAGCCAATCCAGCGACCTGATTCAATCGGCACAACGCACCATCCGCCTCGAAGTGGAAGCCGTACAAGGCTTGTTGCCCCATATCGACGCCGATTTCGTACGCGCTTGCGAGATGATTCTGGCCAGCAAAGGCCGTGTGGTCGTGGTCGGCATGGGCAAATCCGGGCACGTCGGCAACAAGATTGCCGCGACCCTGGCCAGCACCGGCACCCCGGCATTTTTCGTCCACCCGGCCGAAGCCAGTCATGGCGACATGGGCATGATCACCCGTGACGACGTGATTCTCGCCCTCTCCAACTCCGGCTCGACCAACGAAATCGTCACCTTGCTGCCCCTGATCAAGCGCCTGGGTATCCAGTTGATCAGCCTGACCGGCAATCCGCAGTCGCCGTTGGCCAAGGCCGCCGAAGTCAATCTCAATGTTCACGTCGAGCACGAAGCCTGCCCGCTGAACCTGGCGCCGACTTCCTCGACCACCGCAGCGCTGGTCATGGGCGATGCCCTGGCCGTGGCGCTGCTGGAAGCGCGTGGCTTCACCGCCGAAGATTTTGCTTTTTCCCACCCGGGCGGTGCCTTGGGTCGACGCCTGCTGCTGAAAGTGGAAAACGTCATGCACGCTGGGCAAGAGCTGCCGCAGGTACAACGCGGCACCCTGCTCAAGGACGCGCTCATGGAAATGACCCGCAAGGGTCTGGGCATGACCGTCATCCTTGAAGCCGATGGCAAGCTGGCCGGGATCTTCACCGACGGCGACCTGCGCCGCACCCTGGATCGCAGCATCGACATCCGCAGCGCCACCATCGACCAGGTCATGACCGCACACGGCAAGACCGCACGGCCCGAGATGCTCGCCGCCGAAGCGCTGAAAATCATGGAAGACCACCGAATCAACGCACTGGTGGTCGTGGACGAAGAAGATCGCCCGATTGGCGCCTTCAACCTCTCCGATCTGCTGCGTGCAGGAGTGATGTAA
- a CDS encoding ATP-binding cassette domain-containing protein → MSADNAYAVELKGVSFKRGARSIFNNVDIRIPRGKVTGIMGPSGCGKTTLLRLMGAQLRPSSGEVWVNGQNLPTLSRSDLFDARKHMGVLFQSGALFTDLDVFENVAFPLRVHTQLPDEMIRDIVLLKLQAVGLRGAIELMPDELSGGMKRRVALARAIALDPQILMYDEPFVGQDPIAMGVLVRLIRLLNDALGITSIVVSHDLAETASIADYIYVVGDGQVLGQGTPDELMNSDEPRIRQFMTGNPDGPVPYHFPATDYRADLLGKR, encoded by the coding sequence ATGAGTGCCGATAACGCCTACGCGGTCGAGCTGAAGGGAGTCTCCTTCAAGCGCGGTGCGCGCAGCATTTTCAATAACGTCGATATTCGCATCCCGCGTGGCAAGGTTACCGGCATCATGGGACCTTCCGGGTGCGGCAAGACCACTTTGTTGCGCTTGATGGGTGCACAGTTGCGTCCTTCCAGCGGCGAAGTCTGGGTCAACGGCCAGAACCTGCCGACGCTGTCGCGCAGTGATCTGTTCGATGCGCGCAAGCACATGGGCGTGCTGTTTCAGAGCGGCGCGCTGTTTACCGATCTCGATGTCTTCGAGAACGTCGCTTTCCCCCTGCGCGTTCATACCCAATTGCCGGACGAAATGATCCGCGACATCGTTCTGCTCAAATTGCAGGCGGTCGGTCTGCGCGGCGCCATCGAGCTGATGCCCGACGAACTGTCCGGCGGCATGAAGCGTCGCGTGGCGCTGGCCCGGGCAATTGCGCTCGATCCGCAGATTCTAATGTACGACGAACCTTTCGTCGGTCAGGACCCGATCGCCATGGGCGTGCTGGTACGCCTGATCCGTCTGCTCAACGATGCGCTGGGGATCACCAGTATCGTGGTCTCCCACGATCTGGCCGAAACCGCGAGCATCGCTGACTACATCTATGTAGTGGGTGATGGTCAGGTGCTGGGGCAGGGCACGCCGGACGAGTTGATGAATTCGGATGAGCCGCGTATTCGCCAGTTCATGACCGGCAACCCCGATGGCCCGGTGCCGTATCATTTTCCAGCGACGGATTACCGCGCAGATCTTCTGGGGAAGCGCTGA
- the mlaE gene encoding lipid asymmetry maintenance ABC transporter permease subunit MlaE, producing the protein MRRISLIERVRRFGEAAIDAVAVFGRATLFLFHALLGRGGISGGFGLLVKQLHSVGVMSLVIIVVSGIFIGMVLALQGFSILSSYGSEQAVGQMVALTLLRELGPVVTALLFAGRAGSALTAEIGNMKSTEQLSSLEMIGVDPLKYIIAPRLWAGFISLPVLAMIFSVVGIWGGSWVAVDWLGVYEGSYWANMQNSVNFTSDVLNGVIKSIVFAFVVTWIAVFQGYDCEPTSEGISRATTKTVVFASLAVLGLDFILTALMFGDF; encoded by the coding sequence ATGCGCAGAATTTCATTAATAGAACGCGTACGCCGTTTCGGCGAGGCGGCGATCGACGCCGTTGCGGTGTTTGGTCGTGCGACCCTGTTCCTGTTCCACGCCCTGCTCGGTCGTGGCGGCATCAGCGGCGGTTTTGGCCTGTTGGTCAAGCAGCTGCATTCGGTTGGCGTCATGTCGCTGGTGATCATCGTCGTGTCCGGGATTTTCATCGGCATGGTGCTGGCGCTGCAGGGCTTCAGTATTCTGTCGAGCTACGGTTCGGAGCAGGCGGTGGGACAGATGGTGGCCCTGACGTTGCTGCGTGAACTGGGTCCGGTGGTGACCGCCTTGCTGTTTGCCGGGCGTGCCGGTTCGGCGCTGACCGCGGAAATTGGCAACATGAAGTCCACCGAGCAGCTTTCCAGCCTGGAAATGATCGGTGTCGATCCGCTCAAATACATTATTGCCCCGCGTCTGTGGGCCGGTTTCATTTCCCTGCCGGTGCTGGCGATGATTTTCAGCGTGGTGGGGATCTGGGGCGGTTCGTGGGTGGCTGTCGACTGGCTTGGCGTGTATGAAGGTTCCTACTGGGCGAACATGCAGAACAGCGTGAACTTCACCAGCGATGTGCTCAACGGCGTCATCAAAAGTATCGTTTTCGCCTTCGTCGTGACCTGGATCGCCGTATTCCAAGGCTATGACTGTGAGCCCACTTCCGAGGGCATCAGTCGCGCCACCACCAAGACCGTGGTATTCGCCTCGCTGGCGGTACTGGGCCTGGACTTTATTCTGACCGCTTTGATGTTTGGAGATTTCTGA
- the mlaD gene encoding outer membrane lipid asymmetry maintenance protein MlaD, with product MQNRTLEIGVGLFLLAGILALLLLALRVSGLSPTSTTDTYKLYAYFDNIAGLTVRAKVTMAGVTIGKVTAIDLDRDSFTGRVTLQVDKKVDNLPTDSTASILTAGLLGEKYIGISVGGEDTRLKDGGTIHDTQSSLVLEDLIGKFLLNTVSKDAK from the coding sequence ATGCAAAACCGCACCCTGGAAATCGGTGTCGGCCTGTTCCTGCTGGCAGGGATCCTGGCCTTGTTGCTGCTTGCCCTGCGGGTCAGTGGCCTGTCTCCGACTTCGACCACCGACACCTATAAACTGTATGCCTACTTCGACAATATCGCCGGTTTGACGGTCAGAGCCAAAGTGACCATGGCCGGTGTGACCATCGGCAAGGTCACGGCCATCGATCTGGATCGCGACAGCTTCACCGGGCGGGTAACCCTGCAAGTGGATAAAAAGGTCGACAACCTGCCGACCGACTCCACAGCGTCTATCCTGACCGCTGGCCTGTTGGGCGAGAAGTACATCGGTATCAGCGTGGGCGGGGAAGACACCCGTCTGAAGGATGGTGGAACCATCCACGACACGCAGTCGTCTCTGGTACTGGAAGACCTGATCGGTAAATTCCTGCTCAATACCGTTAGCAAAGACGCCAAATGA
- a CDS encoding ABC transporter substrate-binding protein: MISTLRRGLLVLLATLPLLANAAPGQSAHDLVQDTTNRMLADLSANKEKYKKDPQDFYTALNTIVGPVVDAEGISKSIMTVKYSRKATPAQMQTFQENFKRGLFQFYGNALLEYNNQGITVDPAKDESGDRTSVGMTVKGNNGAVYPVQYTLEKINGEWKLRNVIINGINIGKLFRDQFADAMQRNGNDLDKTINGWAGEVAKAKEETDKAAAKPAQ; this comes from the coding sequence ATGATCTCTACCTTGCGACGTGGCCTGTTGGTGTTGCTCGCGACACTGCCACTGCTGGCTAACGCTGCGCCTGGACAGTCGGCGCACGATCTGGTTCAGGACACCACGAACCGGATGCTGGCCGACCTGTCGGCCAATAAAGAGAAGTACAAGAAGGATCCGCAGGACTTCTACACGGCGCTGAACACCATTGTCGGTCCCGTGGTGGATGCCGAGGGCATTTCCAAGAGCATCATGACCGTCAAGTATTCGCGCAAGGCCACGCCTGCGCAGATGCAGACGTTCCAGGAAAACTTCAAACGTGGTCTGTTCCAGTTCTATGGCAACGCTTTGCTCGAGTACAACAACCAGGGCATTACCGTTGATCCTGCCAAGGATGAGTCCGGCGATCGCACCAGCGTCGGCATGACCGTCAAGGGCAACAACGGCGCGGTCTATCCAGTGCAATACACGCTGGAGAAGATCAACGGCGAGTGGAAGCTGCGCAACGTGATCATCAACGGTATCAACATCGGCAAGCTGTTCCGTGACCAGTTCGCCGATGCGATGCAGCGCAATGGCAACGATCTGGACAAGACCATCAATGGTTGGGCCGGTGAAGTGGCCAAGGCCAAGGAAGAAACCGACAAAGCTGCCGCGAAGCCAGCGCAATGA
- a CDS encoding STAS domain-containing protein: protein MSEAAIRMSDVDELLLSGVLDYRTGPDLRKEGQALIKSSKASSLVIDCSAVKKSSSVGLSLLLCFMRDAQAAGKVVSIRAMPEDMREIAQVSELTELLAHP from the coding sequence ATGAGTGAGGCGGCAATACGTATGAGTGACGTCGACGAGCTATTGCTCAGTGGAGTACTGGATTACCGCACAGGCCCCGACCTGCGCAAGGAAGGCCAGGCGCTGATCAAGTCCAGCAAGGCGTCGTCGCTGGTCATCGATTGCTCGGCAGTGAAGAAGTCCAGCAGCGTCGGCTTGTCCCTGCTGCTGTGCTTCATGCGCGATGCCCAGGCGGCCGGCAAGGTTGTCAGCATCCGCGCGATGCCGGAAGACATGCGCGAAATCGCTCAGGTCAGTGAGCTGACCGAGTTGCTGGCGCACCCCTGA
- a CDS encoding BolA family protein, with product MQAVEVKSFLEGKLPGTQVEVEGEGCNFQLNVISDELAALSPVKRQQSIYAHLNPWIADGSIHAVTMKFFSRAAWAERT from the coding sequence ATGCAGGCCGTAGAAGTGAAGAGCTTCCTTGAAGGGAAGCTGCCAGGAACGCAGGTGGAAGTCGAAGGCGAAGGCTGCAACTTTCAGCTGAACGTGATTAGCGATGAACTGGCGGCGTTAAGCCCGGTCAAGCGTCAGCAGAGCATCTATGCCCATTTGAACCCGTGGATCGCCGATGGCAGCATCCATGCGGTCACTATGAAATTTTTCAGCCGCGCGGCCTGGGCCGAGCGCACCTGA
- the murA gene encoding UDP-N-acetylglucosamine 1-carboxyvinyltransferase, with amino-acid sequence MDKLIITGGVRLDGEIRISGAKNSALPILAATLLCDGPVTVGNLPHLHDITTMIELFGRMGIEPVIDEKLSVEIDPRTIKTLIAPYELVKTMRASILVLGPMVARFGEAEVALPGGCAIGSRPVDLHIRGLEAMGAVIDVEGGYIKAKAPEGGLRGASFFFDTVSVTGTENIMMAAALAKGRSVLQNAAREPEVVDLANFLNAMGAKVSGAGTDTITIDGVERLGSCFYKVMPDRIETGTYLVAAAVTGGRVKVKDTDPTILEAVLEKLREAGAEVTSGEDWIELNMHGKRPKAVNVRTAPYPAFPTDMQAQFISLNAIAEGTGAVIETIFENRFMHVYELHRMGAKIQVEGNTAIVTGTEVLKGAPVMATDLRASASLVISALVAEGDTLIDRIYHIDRGYECIEEKLQMLGAKIRRVPG; translated from the coding sequence ATGGATAAATTGATTATTACCGGTGGCGTTCGTCTTGATGGCGAAATCCGTATCTCCGGGGCGAAGAACTCCGCCCTGCCGATTCTGGCTGCCACCCTGCTGTGCGATGGCCCGGTGACCGTTGGCAACCTGCCGCACCTGCACGACATCACCACCATGATCGAGCTGTTCGGTCGCATGGGCATCGAGCCTGTGATCGACGAGAAACTCAGCGTCGAAATCGATCCACGCACCATCAAGACCCTGATCGCACCGTACGAACTGGTGAAAACCATGCGTGCCTCGATCCTGGTACTGGGCCCGATGGTTGCGCGTTTCGGCGAAGCCGAAGTCGCCCTGCCTGGCGGTTGCGCCATCGGTTCGCGTCCGGTCGACCTGCACATCCGTGGCCTCGAAGCCATGGGCGCGGTGATCGACGTCGAAGGCGGCTACATCAAGGCCAAGGCGCCTGAAGGCGGCCTGCGCGGCGCCAGCTTCTTCTTCGATACCGTCAGTGTGACCGGTACCGAAAACATCATGATGGCAGCTGCCCTGGCCAAGGGCCGCAGCGTCCTGCAGAACGCCGCGCGCGAGCCTGAAGTGGTTGACCTGGCGAACTTCCTCAACGCCATGGGCGCCAAGGTTTCCGGCGCCGGCACCGACACCATCACCATCGATGGCGTCGAGCGTCTGGGGTCGTGCTTCTACAAGGTCATGCCTGACCGTATCGAAACCGGCACCTACCTGGTGGCCGCTGCGGTCACCGGTGGCCGCGTGAAGGTCAAGGACACCGATCCGACCATCCTCGAAGCCGTTCTGGAAAAGCTCCGTGAAGCCGGCGCTGAAGTCACCAGCGGTGAAGACTGGATCGAGCTGAACATGCACGGCAAGCGCCCGAAAGCGGTCAACGTGCGCACCGCGCCGTACCCGGCGTTCCCGACCGACATGCAGGCACAGTTCATCTCGCTCAACGCGATTGCCGAAGGCACCGGCGCAGTGATCGAGACGATCTTCGAAAACCGTTTCATGCACGTCTACGAACTGCACCGCATGGGCGCCAAGATCCAGGTCGAAGGCAACACTGCGATCGTCACCGGTACTGAAGTCCTGAAGGGCGCGCCAGTGATGGCCACCGACCTGCGTGCTTCGGCCAGCCTGGTGATCTCGGCACTGGTGGCCGAAGGCGACACCCTGATCGACCGCATCTACCACATCGACCGTGGTTACGAGTGCATCGAGGAAAAACTGCAGATGCTGGGCGCCAAGATCCGTCGCGTTCCGGGCTAG
- the hisG gene encoding ATP phosphoribosyltransferase: MLTIALSKGRILDDTLPLLAEAGIVPTENPDKSRKLIIPTTQDDVRLLIVRATDVPTYVEHGAADLGVAGKDVLMEYTGQGLYEPLDLQIAQCKLMTAGKIGAAEPKGRLRVATKFVNVAKRYYAEQGRQVDIIKLYGSMELAPLIGLADKIIDVVDTGNTLRANGLEPQELIATISSRLVVNKASMKMQHARIQALIDTLRKAVESRHRG; encoded by the coding sequence ATGTTGACCATCGCACTGTCCAAGGGCCGCATCCTTGACGACACCCTGCCGCTTCTCGCTGAAGCGGGCATCGTGCCGACCGAGAATCCGGACAAGAGCCGCAAGCTGATCATCCCCACCACTCAGGATGACGTACGTCTGTTGATCGTGCGTGCCACCGACGTGCCGACCTATGTCGAGCATGGCGCGGCCGATCTCGGCGTCGCCGGTAAAGACGTGTTGATGGAATACACCGGCCAGGGCCTGTACGAGCCGCTGGATCTGCAGATTGCCCAGTGCAAGCTGATGACCGCCGGCAAGATTGGCGCGGCCGAGCCCAAGGGCCGTCTGCGCGTGGCGACCAAGTTCGTCAACGTCGCCAAGCGTTACTACGCCGAGCAGGGCCGTCAGGTCGACATCATCAAGCTCTACGGCTCGATGGAACTGGCGCCGCTGATCGGCCTGGCCGACAAGATCATCGACGTGGTCGACACCGGTAACACCCTGCGCGCCAACGGCCTGGAGCCTCAGGAACTGATCGCCACGATCAGCTCGCGCCTGGTGGTCAACAAGGCTTCGATGAAAATGCAACACGCCCGAATCCAGGCGTTGATCGATACCCTGCGCAAGGCAGTGGAATCGCGACACCGCGGCTGA